The following are from one region of the candidate division KSB1 bacterium genome:
- the asnB gene encoding asparagine synthase (glutamine-hydrolyzing) — protein sequence MCGICGVIHRRREEPVDAAILKQMCDVVIHRGPDGEGQAVFDGAGIGMRRLSIIDLEGGAQPMYNEDHTLAIVFNGEIYNHNALREKLTAKGHRFRTRCDTEAIIHAYEEYGVDCPNHLNGMFAFAVYDIPKHRLFLARDRLGVKPLYYALDDHRLLFGSEIKSILQVPDVPRTIDAKALDAFLTFEYIPAPMSIFQAIRKLPPGHWLLYEDGRCTIRAYWSLQYAASAEPQHRLFERFRELLEDAVRIRLMSDVPLGAFLSGGLDSSSVVAMMHRTASERVKSFSIGFTDATYNELPYARTVARWFDTEHHEEIIEPQVVSLTEKILWMLDEPFGDFSVFPTYLVSQMARRHVTVALSGDGGDELLAGYDTYIAQKMAAKWNRLPSFLRRGVLEPIIERLPPTEKKKGLINRAKRFVEGMRLPEKLQHVRWMIFLQQSEKELLYSPDFSRTLVGYDSFGFLDEYFRSSGSNVPLDQQEYVDIKTYLVDDILVKVDRMSMAVSLEARVPFLDYRFVEFAATLPPHLRLNGNRTKYILREALRDVLPPLILRRGKEGFSIPIKNWLKNELKPMMMEALSETNVRAKGYFSPSYVQKLIDEHLRGVENHSHRLWALMVFHIWHDLYMKA from the coding sequence ATGTGCGGCATTTGCGGAGTGATTCATCGTCGCCGCGAGGAACCGGTCGACGCAGCAATCCTTAAACAAATGTGCGACGTCGTAATCCATCGCGGACCGGACGGGGAAGGGCAGGCGGTTTTCGACGGTGCAGGCATCGGCATGCGGCGACTCAGCATCATCGATCTGGAGGGCGGTGCCCAGCCAATGTATAATGAAGATCATACGTTGGCCATCGTCTTTAACGGCGAGATTTATAATCACAACGCGCTGCGCGAAAAATTGACAGCTAAAGGGCATCGTTTCCGCACGCGCTGCGATACCGAAGCGATCATCCACGCCTATGAAGAGTACGGGGTGGATTGCCCCAACCATCTCAACGGCATGTTCGCCTTTGCCGTCTATGATATTCCGAAACACCGCCTCTTTTTAGCGCGCGATCGCCTCGGCGTCAAGCCGCTCTATTACGCGCTCGATGACCATCGATTGCTGTTCGGCTCGGAGATAAAATCGATTCTTCAGGTTCCCGACGTGCCGCGCACCATCGACGCCAAGGCGTTGGATGCCTTTTTGACGTTTGAATACATTCCCGCGCCGATGAGCATCTTTCAAGCAATTCGCAAACTGCCGCCGGGGCATTGGCTGCTTTATGAAGACGGCCGCTGCACGATTCGTGCTTATTGGTCGCTTCAGTATGCCGCCTCCGCCGAGCCGCAACATCGCCTTTTCGAGCGTTTTCGCGAGCTGCTCGAAGACGCCGTGCGCATCCGTCTGATGAGCGACGTTCCTCTCGGTGCCTTTCTCAGCGGCGGTTTGGACTCCAGCTCCGTCGTCGCCATGATGCATCGCACCGCTTCGGAGCGCGTGAAGAGCTTTTCCATCGGCTTTACGGACGCGACTTATAACGAGCTGCCCTATGCCCGCACCGTTGCCCGCTGGTTCGATACCGAGCATCACGAGGAAATCATAGAACCGCAAGTTGTTTCGTTGACCGAAAAGATTCTGTGGATGCTGGACGAGCCTTTCGGCGACTTTTCGGTTTTTCCGACGTACCTTGTTTCCCAAATGGCAAGGCGGCACGTGACCGTAGCGCTTTCCGGCGACGGCGGCGACGAGCTTTTGGCCGGCTACGACACCTACATTGCGCAAAAAATGGCCGCGAAATGGAACCGATTGCCGAGCTTTTTACGCCGAGGCGTTCTCGAACCGATCATCGAACGCCTGCCGCCGACGGAGAAAAAGAAAGGGCTGATCAATCGCGCCAAGCGCTTTGTGGAGGGCATGCGCCTGCCGGAGAAGCTGCAGCATGTCCGTTGGATGATATTTCTTCAGCAAAGCGAAAAAGAACTTTTATACTCGCCGGATTTCAGCCGTACTTTGGTCGGATATGACAGTTTCGGCTTTCTCGACGAATACTTTCGCAGCTCCGGTTCCAATGTGCCGCTCGATCAGCAGGAGTATGTGGACATCAAGACTTATCTGGTCGACGATATTCTCGTCAAAGTCGATCGCATGAGCATGGCCGTTTCGCTCGAAGCACGCGTGCCCTTTTTGGACTATCGTTTTGTCGAATTTGCCGCGACGTTGCCGCCGCATTTGCGTCTCAACGGCAACCGCACCAAGTACATCCTGAGGGAAGCGTTGCGGGACGTTCTTCCGCCGCTCATTCTTCGACGCGGTAAGGAAGGATTCAGTATTCCTATCAAGAACTGGTTGAAGAACGAGCTCAAACCGATGATGATGGAAGCCTTGTCGGAAACAAACGTCCGCGCGAAAGGCTATTTTTCCCCCTCTTATGTGCAAAAGCTGATCGATGAGCATTTGCGCGGCGTCGAGAATCACAGCCATCGGTTGTGGGCGCTGATGGTCTTTCACATTTGGCACGATCTGTATATGAAGGCGTGA
- a CDS encoding FAD-dependent oxidoreductase, with amino-acid sequence MKRDLESLSQETFDVLIIGGGIYGAALAREAVLRGLKTALIEQGDFAGGASSNSLKIVHGGLRYLQHADFSRMRESITERRILLKIAPHLVRPLPCVMPTYGHFIKGPEAMRAAIMLNDLISFDRNFGLKPDRRLPRGRMLSKQEFLDIVPFIRRESLNGGALWYDGLMVNSERLLFAFLHFAAERGLTVANYVKAESLLLEKNRVVGVTVYDRLGDQRFDVRAKLTVAAPGSRLNDILRQTADQPEVRFSTAVNLVLSRRFTSEYAFAAPTQRRYKDQDALIDRGSRLLFFVPWRGVTLAGTAHQPYLGDPADYHVTEEEVESFLAEVNSALPDAQIRRDEVRLCRLAAHGLGQPCRRRDARQALPRDRS; translated from the coding sequence ATGAAGCGGGATTTGGAGAGTTTGTCTCAAGAAACATTCGATGTACTGATCATCGGCGGCGGGATTTACGGGGCGGCGTTGGCGCGTGAGGCGGTACTGCGCGGCCTCAAAACGGCCTTGATCGAGCAGGGCGATTTTGCCGGCGGCGCTTCCTCCAACAGTCTCAAGATCGTGCACGGCGGACTGCGCTACCTGCAGCATGCGGATTTTTCCCGCATGAGGGAATCCATCACCGAGCGCCGCATTCTGCTCAAGATCGCTCCGCATCTGGTTCGTCCGTTGCCCTGCGTCATGCCGACGTACGGCCATTTTATCAAAGGACCCGAGGCAATGCGTGCGGCCATTATGCTGAACGATCTGATCAGTTTTGACCGCAATTTCGGCCTAAAGCCCGACCGGCGACTGCCGAGGGGCCGCATGCTTTCCAAGCAGGAGTTTCTTGATATTGTACCGTTCATTCGTCGAGAATCGCTCAACGGCGGCGCTTTGTGGTACGATGGGCTCATGGTGAATTCCGAGCGGCTTTTGTTTGCCTTTTTGCATTTCGCCGCGGAACGCGGTTTAACGGTCGCCAACTATGTCAAGGCCGAAAGTCTTTTACTGGAAAAGAATCGGGTGGTCGGTGTAACCGTGTACGATCGTCTTGGAGACCAACGGTTCGACGTGCGCGCCAAACTCACGGTTGCCGCTCCTGGAAGCCGGCTCAACGATATTCTTCGGCAGACGGCCGATCAACCGGAAGTTCGTTTCTCCACTGCCGTCAATTTGGTTCTTTCTCGGCGGTTCACCAGCGAGTATGCCTTTGCCGCCCCGACGCAGCGGCGGTACAAGGATCAGGATGCCCTCATCGATCGGGGCTCGAGGCTGCTGTTCTTCGTCCCATGGCGCGGCGTAACGCTTGCCGGTACGGCGCATCAACCTTACTTGGGCGATCCGGCCGACTATCACGTCACCGAAGAAGAGGTGGAGAGTTTTTTAGCCGAAGTCAACAGCGCATTGCCGGATGCGCAAATTCGGCGCGACGAGGTACGTCTATGCCGGCTTGCTGCCCATGGCCTCGGCCAGCCCTGCCGGCGACGTGACGCTCGTCAAGCATTACCGCGTGATCGATCATGA
- a CDS encoding polysaccharide pyruvyl transferase family protein, with protein sequence MIKTIAVLGNFSGRNAGDAAILGCLLRDLSTRFKRIRFLIPTIRPDFVTKSFSMYPLKPVGLLPWNLSVKIFGLPILRTVLKSDLILVTDAILFDRKLYNPLFNYLWTLSHVLPLAHKRGIPVVLYNASLGPIRTRAGKRALARVLAASDLLILRDQESIDLLNRLGLEHPHIVEGADCALNAEAVGEGRFQEICEAEGLFQSDRPVIGFNINSYVDAFVRRGASFGKQSLVEVYAATIDRVIEELDVDSILVETQHMDLAIAQKVLQKIRHRDRVKLISNKKYSYQEICSVLRRLELFVGMRTHSLILSSAMGVVPVGIVTYPKNRGFMRTLGLEENLIEFGELSTEKFTELILSTFHRREEIKEKMIPRLLREKAKARKAVGRLIPYLRGY encoded by the coding sequence TTGATCAAGACAATCGCCGTTTTGGGCAACTTTTCCGGCAGGAACGCCGGCGATGCAGCCATTCTGGGATGTCTTTTACGCGATCTGTCGACGCGTTTCAAGCGCATCAGGTTCCTGATACCGACCATTCGTCCGGACTTTGTGACCAAGTCGTTCTCCATGTATCCCCTCAAGCCGGTCGGTCTTTTACCTTGGAATTTAAGCGTTAAAATATTCGGCCTGCCGATTCTTCGCACGGTCTTGAAATCCGACTTGATATTGGTCACCGACGCCATTCTCTTTGACCGCAAACTCTACAATCCCTTGTTCAACTATTTGTGGACCTTGTCGCATGTTCTACCGTTGGCGCATAAAAGGGGTATCCCGGTTGTGCTTTACAATGCCAGTCTGGGTCCTATTCGCACGCGGGCGGGAAAACGGGCATTGGCTCGAGTTCTGGCGGCAAGCGACCTGCTAATTCTGCGGGATCAAGAGTCGATCGATCTGCTGAATCGCTTGGGATTGGAGCATCCGCACATCGTCGAGGGCGCCGATTGCGCTTTGAATGCCGAAGCCGTCGGTGAAGGACGATTTCAGGAGATCTGCGAGGCGGAGGGTCTCTTTCAATCCGATCGTCCGGTAATCGGATTTAATATCAACAGCTATGTCGATGCTTTCGTCCGTCGCGGCGCTTCTTTCGGCAAACAGAGCCTGGTAGAGGTCTATGCGGCCACTATCGACCGCGTCATTGAAGAGCTGGATGTCGATTCAATATTGGTCGAGACTCAGCACATGGACCTGGCCATCGCGCAGAAGGTGCTGCAAAAAATACGGCATAGGGATCGAGTCAAATTGATCAGCAATAAAAAGTACAGCTATCAGGAAATCTGCAGCGTGCTGAGGCGGCTCGAGCTCTTTGTCGGCATGCGCACGCATTCTTTGATTCTCTCTTCAGCCATGGGGGTGGTGCCGGTCGGCATCGTCACGTACCCGAAGAACCGCGGTTTTATGCGCACGTTGGGACTGGAGGAAAATCTCATCGAGTTCGGGGAACTGTCTACGGAAAAATTCACGGAGCTGATCCTTTCGACTTTTCACCGTCGAGAGGAGATCAAGGAAAAGATGATTCCGCGGCTGCTGCGCGAAAAGGCCAAAGCGCGCAAAGCCGTCGGCAGATTGATTCCTTATCTGCGCGGCTATTGA
- a CDS encoding class I SAM-dependent methyltransferase, with translation MSDTIGSYLWKGSEGRTLDEVRKYWTENVNTTQFWTGDPREIGSPVFFDTVGAFIRRNYEHRYRLIEQVAARHRGGRVLEVGCGAGWELLHWVRCGMRATGLDLSETALALAKKNFEHNGLEATFRHGSAEKLPFSDNSFDVVASLGVLHQTESTQKAVSEIYRVLRPGGEAVITLYYKYSWKILLTKLGRVNFEFAHEDAPITRLYNKKELRELLSQFKHVDIFLDYIRATPSPRKGFLAGLYNYGFRPLYNLLPKFIRRQFGHAVCAVAVK, from the coding sequence ATGTCGGATACCATCGGAAGCTATCTTTGGAAGGGCAGCGAAGGCCGAACACTCGATGAAGTACGTAAATATTGGACGGAAAACGTCAATACGACGCAGTTTTGGACCGGAGATCCGAGAGAAATAGGTTCGCCGGTTTTTTTCGATACCGTCGGTGCGTTCATTCGCCGCAATTATGAGCACCGTTATCGCCTGATCGAACAAGTAGCGGCTCGACACCGCGGCGGAAGAGTGCTGGAAGTCGGTTGCGGCGCCGGATGGGAACTGCTGCACTGGGTAAGATGCGGCATGCGCGCTACAGGTCTCGATCTGTCGGAGACGGCTTTGGCTCTTGCCAAGAAGAATTTCGAGCATAACGGACTCGAGGCGACTTTTCGGCACGGCAGCGCCGAAAAACTGCCTTTTTCGGACAACAGCTTTGACGTCGTGGCGTCGCTGGGTGTTCTTCATCAAACCGAGAGCACGCAAAAGGCGGTTTCGGAGATCTATCGCGTGCTGCGGCCGGGCGGTGAAGCCGTCATCACGCTGTATTACAAGTATTCTTGGAAGATCCTGTTGACCAAATTGGGGCGGGTAAATTTCGAATTTGCGCACGAGGATGCGCCGATTACCAGGCTGTACAACAAGAAGGAGCTGCGGGAGCTGCTGTCCCAGTTCAAGCACGTCGATATTTTCTTGGATTACATCCGCGCTACGCCGTCGCCGCGCAAGGGATTTTTAGCCGGATTGTACAATTACGGCTTTCGTCCGCTTTACAATCTTTTACCCAAGTTCATCCGCAGACAATTCGGACACGCGGTCTGCGCTGTTGCGGTTAAATAG
- a CDS encoding T9SS type A sorting domain-containing protein, whose amino-acid sequence MKIALFVLLSALFFVLRANVYIVTHTGDDGAGSLRWALQAANSHSGADTVFFQLKRSDAGYRAQGDFWQIELRSPLPSLTDDGLTLIGTAAAGDRPAILVYGGALPVGSIGWTITSSRNRILGVGFAGFRGTILWLRGTSASNNRIEGCFFGILPDGFTAVNDPQNTSLPAEQSRGVYLSQGCRNNLIRRNVISNMFFEAVLIEAAHSNILEENLIGVLKDGVTPLGNGWINIPRYEIENQKIKRFAGVRVSNGSRGNRIGPGNVICASGRAGIHIEGAGTDSTRVIGNLLGLGADGESHADCGNAEAGLKVQRGPRNTIIGGVASGEGNVVSANYSSGIQIRENVTETVLAGNKIGVNASGTRQAPNAHNGIYFFGQKEYGYPQRNRVGPANVIICNGYERENEPYAGTWAAVRLDSVGTAFNEIFENFIGRNADGSVDGSANSGVIIGSGAHDNTVGPDNFFGRHRKYGIWIRQAGSVRNRISRNRYSDDPYKAIVLEAGGNQMVTPPALFIAANGVRGTALPKAWIECYDAHTISFLAATQADAGGRFFCPLELRGNVVAFQTDEAGNSSPFSTSLMVPVELSSFTAELTDVGVLLSWCTCSESNNLGFYVERGPHPFETIGFVPGGGTTNESRCYQFIDSSPPSGRVVYRLRQTDTDGSWALSPQVALDLPAPRELALSPAYPNPFNGRTAFTIFLPESAPVQLTVVDAVGKTVDTPVLSRLEAGAHPFVWEAGDDLPSGVYFLRLITPKKMTTQKVLLLR is encoded by the coding sequence ATGAAGATCGCGCTGTTCGTTCTGCTGTCCGCTCTCTTTTTTGTGTTGCGGGCAAATGTATATATCGTTACCCACACCGGCGACGACGGAGCCGGATCTCTCCGCTGGGCGCTGCAGGCTGCTAACTCGCATTCCGGTGCAGACACGGTATTTTTTCAGCTCAAACGGAGCGATGCCGGCTATCGGGCGCAGGGCGACTTTTGGCAGATCGAACTTCGTTCGCCGTTGCCGTCGCTGACCGACGACGGATTGACTTTGATCGGTACGGCAGCTGCAGGCGATCGCCCGGCGATTCTGGTTTACGGCGGCGCTTTGCCGGTCGGGTCTATTGGTTGGACGATTACTTCCTCGCGCAATAGAATTCTCGGTGTCGGTTTTGCCGGTTTTCGCGGCACCATACTTTGGCTTAGGGGCACGTCGGCGTCGAACAACCGCATCGAGGGGTGCTTTTTCGGGATTTTGCCCGATGGGTTTACCGCAGTGAATGATCCCCAGAACACGTCTCTGCCTGCGGAGCAAAGCCGCGGCGTTTACCTTTCGCAGGGATGCCGGAACAATTTGATCCGCCGTAATGTAATCAGCAACATGTTTTTTGAAGCGGTTTTGATCGAAGCGGCGCATTCCAATATCCTGGAGGAAAATCTGATCGGCGTTCTTAAAGACGGGGTGACGCCTCTCGGCAACGGCTGGATCAACATTCCGCGTTACGAGATCGAAAATCAAAAGATCAAACGGTTTGCCGGTGTGCGCGTGAGCAACGGCAGTCGCGGTAACCGCATCGGACCCGGCAACGTCATCTGCGCGAGCGGTCGTGCCGGCATCCATATTGAGGGCGCCGGAACCGATTCGACGCGGGTCATCGGCAATCTGCTCGGTCTCGGCGCCGACGGCGAGAGCCATGCGGACTGCGGCAACGCCGAGGCCGGACTAAAGGTGCAGCGCGGGCCGCGTAATACGATTATCGGCGGAGTCGCCTCCGGGGAAGGCAATGTCGTTTCCGCCAACTATTCCAGCGGCATTCAGATCCGCGAAAACGTCACGGAAACGGTCCTTGCGGGGAATAAAATCGGCGTCAATGCTTCAGGGACGAGGCAGGCGCCCAATGCGCATAACGGCATCTATTTTTTCGGGCAAAAAGAATACGGTTATCCGCAAAGAAACCGCGTCGGGCCGGCAAACGTGATCATCTGCAACGGCTATGAACGAGAGAATGAGCCCTATGCCGGCACCTGGGCGGCGGTGCGATTGGACAGCGTTGGGACGGCTTTTAACGAGATCTTTGAAAATTTCATCGGCAGAAACGCAGACGGTAGCGTCGACGGTTCAGCCAATTCCGGCGTCATCATCGGCAGCGGTGCCCATGACAATACTGTTGGTCCCGACAATTTTTTCGGTCGGCATCGCAAGTACGGCATTTGGATAAGGCAGGCGGGTTCGGTGCGCAACCGAATCAGCCGGAACCGTTATTCCGATGATCCTTACAAAGCCATTGTCCTGGAAGCGGGTGGAAATCAAATGGTTACTCCGCCTGCGCTTTTTATAGCCGCAAACGGGGTCCGCGGTACGGCGTTGCCGAAGGCATGGATCGAATGCTATGATGCTCATACTATCAGTTTTCTTGCCGCAACGCAGGCCGATGCCGGCGGCCGCTTTTTTTGTCCGCTGGAATTGCGAGGCAATGTCGTTGCCTTTCAGACTGATGAAGCCGGAAACAGCAGCCCGTTCTCCACGAGCCTTATGGTGCCGGTTGAGCTAAGCTCGTTTACGGCAGAGCTTACAGATGTGGGCGTCTTGCTGTCTTGGTGCACCTGCAGCGAGAGCAACAATCTTGGATTTTATGTTGAACGGGGTCCTCATCCATTTGAAACGATCGGCTTTGTACCCGGCGGCGGCACGACCAATGAGAGCCGCTGTTATCAATTCATCGATTCGAGTCCGCCGAGCGGAAGAGTCGTCTATCGCCTTCGGCAGACGGATACGGATGGTTCTTGGGCGCTTTCGCCGCAAGTCGCCCTCGATCTTCCGGCGCCGCGCGAACTTGCCCTTTCCCCCGCTTATCCAAATCCGTTCAATGGTCGCACCGCTTTTACAATTTTTCTGCCCGAGTCGGCGCCGGTGCAACTGACGGTCGTCGATGCAGTCGGAAAAACCGTCGATACGCCGGTTTTGAGCAGACTGGAAGCGGGGGCTCATCCTTTTGTGTGGGAGGCAGGCGATGATTTGCCGAGCGGCGTCTATTTTCTGCGTCTGATCACCCCGAAAAAGATGACGACGCAAAAAGTGCTTTTGCTTCGTTGA
- a CDS encoding flippase-like domain-containing protein yields MNAGKQKKLQTVVRLFVSLALLAYVFYKAGLTQLKSTLLQADLFYLFLSVALTPLLIWASSWKWQIILRAMGIRLSAGKCFGLYAVGYFFNTILPTNVGGDVVRAYAVGKSTGKNAEAFSSVFVERFTGLAVLLAFAVLAFLLAIRRLSSTWLIAALILSVLGFFLIFFLALNPNMLSTLRRLLPFKPLNSLLLKLQKFQNATLSLRGHPRVLAFAMVNSVFFYLLAVINVYVTSWAFSRDLSFSDSLIVTPIIMVITMLPISIGGIGLAEWAYVFTFERFGLLGAVGLSTALLMRAKALLAGLFGGLYYSALGIDIKQELTPANGEKEVRPDDVEGQVNYFSSFEDVMRRRKSPLRKYQEIQIGTSRLWPLVKYELITLFFGHLPGLLGLFFRQIFYPRLFRRVGRGTVFGRSLTLQHSYKISLGEKCVLDEYCRLSAQGGDDAEIVLGNEVLLGRGTVLGTRGGRIEIGDFSNIGANCRFGTTSQIKLGKYVLLAANCYIGGAQHRFDRLDIPIMRQGYESRGGVIIEDNCWLGAGVIVLDGVRIGSGSVIGAGSVVTKDIPPNSIAVGVPARVQGTRG; encoded by the coding sequence ATGAATGCCGGAAAACAAAAAAAGCTGCAGACTGTTGTTCGCCTGTTCGTCAGTCTGGCGCTTTTAGCTTATGTGTTTTATAAAGCCGGATTAACGCAGCTGAAAAGCACGCTGCTGCAGGCTGACTTGTTCTATCTCTTTCTCTCCGTCGCGCTGACTCCGCTTTTGATTTGGGCGAGTTCTTGGAAATGGCAGATCATTTTGCGCGCCATGGGAATTCGTCTGTCGGCCGGAAAATGCTTCGGGTTGTATGCGGTCGGCTATTTCTTTAACACGATTCTACCGACCAACGTGGGCGGCGATGTGGTGCGCGCGTATGCCGTCGGCAAGTCGACCGGCAAAAATGCCGAAGCCTTCTCGTCGGTCTTTGTCGAGCGGTTTACCGGATTGGCTGTCCTGCTGGCGTTTGCCGTGCTCGCCTTTTTGTTGGCGATCCGGCGCCTTTCCAGTACCTGGCTCATCGCCGCTTTGATCCTCTCGGTCTTGGGTTTTTTCCTCATCTTTTTCCTGGCGCTTAATCCCAATATGCTTTCGACGTTGCGTCGTCTGCTGCCCTTTAAGCCGCTAAACTCTCTGTTGCTCAAGCTGCAAAAGTTTCAGAATGCCACTTTATCGTTGCGCGGGCATCCGAGAGTGCTGGCGTTTGCCATGGTCAATTCGGTTTTTTTCTACCTTCTTGCCGTCATTAATGTCTACGTAACCTCCTGGGCGTTCAGTCGCGATTTGAGTTTCAGCGACAGTCTGATCGTCACGCCGATCATCATGGTGATCACCATGCTGCCGATTTCGATCGGCGGCATTGGTTTGGCCGAATGGGCGTACGTATTCACCTTCGAACGCTTTGGGCTCCTCGGCGCAGTCGGCCTTTCCACCGCCCTTTTGATGCGCGCCAAAGCGTTGCTGGCGGGGCTGTTTGGAGGGCTCTATTACTCGGCTCTGGGCATCGACATCAAACAAGAGCTGACACCGGCAAATGGAGAAAAGGAAGTACGGCCCGACGATGTGGAAGGCCAGGTCAATTATTTCAGCAGCTTTGAAGACGTGATGCGTCGACGCAAGTCTCCTTTGCGCAAGTATCAGGAGATCCAGATCGGCACTTCTCGCTTATGGCCGTTGGTGAAATATGAGCTGATTACTCTATTTTTCGGCCACCTGCCCGGTTTGTTGGGGCTTTTTTTCCGCCAAATATTTTACCCGCGCCTGTTTCGGCGAGTAGGGCGGGGGACGGTGTTCGGACGGAGCCTGACGCTGCAGCACAGTTATAAAATCAGTCTTGGGGAAAAATGCGTGCTGGATGAGTATTGCCGCTTGAGCGCTCAGGGCGGCGATGACGCGGAGATTGTCCTTGGCAATGAGGTGCTGCTGGGCCGCGGCACGGTATTGGGCACGCGCGGCGGCCGCATCGAGATCGGCGATTTCAGCAACATCGGCGCGAATTGCCGCTTCGGCACCACGTCGCAAATCAAATTGGGCAAGTATGTGCTGCTGGCGGCCAATTGTTACATCGGCGGCGCGCAGCACCGTTTCGACAGGCTGGATATTCCCATTATGCGACAGGGGTATGAGAGCCGCGGCGGGGTGATTATTGAAGATAACTGTTGGCTCGGGGCAGGTGTTATCGTTCTGGACGGGGTCAGAATCGGCAGCGGCAGCGTCATCGGCGCCGGCTCGGTGGTGACGAAAGACATCCCGCCCAACTCGATCGCCGTCGGCGTGCCGGCAAGAGTGCAGGGAACCAGAGGATGA